One stretch of Nodularia sp. LEGE 06071 DNA includes these proteins:
- a CDS encoding PLP-dependent aminotransferase family protein — MDLAIALNSNSPLPLHQQLYQELRQAILNGRLSPGVRIPSTRSLAKSLNISRTTVTQSYEQLLSEGYLTTISGSGTFVCAQLPDDLLHSTPIESSQTIRRSPVKLNRYGMILSQTEDFPRIAAPDTEINFRYGQPAIDQFPLKLWRRLLSRYFYTNLSWLDYSIEPLGYRPLREAIACYLSRSRAVKCETDQILIVNGTQQALDLIMRLLIEPGDMIALEDPGYMSARLIFQTQGAELLPIPVDDSGLIVKELVNYTSKPIPLVYVTPSHQFPTGAILSLPRRLELLAWAQQTGGLIIEDDYDSEYRYGDRPIPALQGLDRSDSVLYIGTFSKVLFPGLRIGYLVLPKNLVAIFARAKWLSDRHLPILEQQALADFITEGHLERHIRKMRSLYEHRCQVLVKALNVHLGEKVTILGEKAGIHLMVKIDSHLSDEEIIHRAAQMGVGIMSAKSQYLQPHHTGQFIFGYGELTEQQLAEGIRRFAQIFAS, encoded by the coding sequence ATGGATTTAGCGATCGCTCTCAATAGTAATTCCCCTCTACCTCTGCATCAGCAGCTATATCAAGAACTGCGTCAAGCCATACTCAACGGGCGATTGTCGCCAGGAGTCCGTATTCCGTCAACGCGATCGCTAGCCAAATCTTTGAATATTTCTCGTACTACTGTGACTCAAAGCTATGAACAACTTTTGAGTGAGGGTTATTTAACCACAATTTCGGGTTCTGGAACCTTTGTCTGCGCTCAACTTCCGGATGATTTGCTGCATTCCACACCGATAGAATCGAGCCAAACCATTAGGCGATCGCCAGTGAAATTAAATCGGTATGGGATGATTTTATCTCAAACAGAAGATTTCCCTAGAATCGCCGCACCTGATACCGAGATTAACTTTCGCTACGGACAACCAGCCATAGACCAATTTCCCCTGAAGCTGTGGCGCAGATTACTATCGCGTTACTTTTACACTAATTTGAGTTGGCTGGACTATTCTATCGAACCCTTGGGTTACAGACCTTTGCGAGAGGCGATCGCTTGTTATCTCTCCCGTTCCCGTGCTGTTAAATGTGAAACAGATCAAATCCTGATTGTCAATGGGACTCAACAAGCACTCGATTTAATTATGCGGCTATTAATTGAGCCTGGGGATATGATTGCACTGGAAGATCCTGGCTATATGAGCGCACGCCTGATTTTTCAGACTCAAGGTGCTGAACTTTTACCGATTCCTGTGGATGATTCCGGCTTAATTGTCAAAGAACTGGTCAACTATACCAGCAAACCGATTCCGCTTGTATATGTCACACCTTCCCACCAATTCCCCACAGGAGCAATTTTGTCCTTACCTCGCCGTTTAGAACTGCTAGCTTGGGCGCAGCAAACCGGGGGATTGATTATTGAGGATGACTATGATAGTGAATATCGCTATGGTGACAGACCAATTCCAGCTTTACAAGGTTTGGATCGTAGTGATTCAGTCCTGTACATTGGGACTTTCTCAAAAGTGCTGTTTCCGGGATTGCGAATTGGTTATTTAGTATTACCGAAGAATTTAGTTGCTATATTCGCCCGTGCTAAGTGGTTAAGCGATCGCCATTTACCAATCCTAGAACAGCAAGCACTTGCAGACTTTATTACTGAAGGACATTTAGAACGTCATATTAGAAAGATGCGATCGCTTTATGAACACCGTTGTCAAGTCCTGGTTAAGGCGTTAAATGTTCACCTGGGGGAAAAAGTCACTATTTTAGGAGAAAAAGCCGGAATCCATTTAATGGTCAAAATAGACAGCCATCTGAGCGATGAAGAAATCATCCATCGTGCTGCTCAAATGGGAGTGGGAATCATGTCTGCTAAATCCCAGTATCTTCAACCCCACCATACAGGTCAGTTTATTTTCGGCTACGGTGAATTGACAGAACAACAGCTAGCCGAGGGTATTCGGAGATTCGCTCAAATCTTTGCTAGTTAA
- a CDS encoding pyridoxamine 5'-phosphate oxidase family protein, which produces MNEINQEQLSPTQRSQIKRVPQRGNYERQVIYDILDEGLICHVGFTVDNQPFVIPTAYGRVEDQLYIHGSPASRMLRSLQTGIEVCLTVTLLDGLVLARSAFHHSMNYRSVVVFGTATIVKDAEEKLAALKAFTNHVMPQRWSNVRLPNRQEMQGTLVLSLPLTEASAKVRTGPPLDDEADYALPVWAGVLPLKLVTGEAIADSRVPSIINIPVEVQKYTR; this is translated from the coding sequence ATGAATGAAATTAATCAGGAACAGTTAAGCCCTACACAACGCAGTCAAATCAAGCGCGTACCTCAAAGGGGAAATTATGAGCGTCAGGTAATCTATGACATTTTAGATGAAGGGTTAATTTGTCATGTGGGATTTACTGTAGATAATCAGCCTTTTGTGATTCCTACTGCTTATGGTCGGGTAGAAGACCAATTATATATTCATGGTTCACCAGCTAGTCGAATGTTGCGATCGCTGCAAACTGGTATCGAAGTTTGCCTGACTGTGACTCTATTAGATGGGCTAGTCCTGGCGCGTTCTGCCTTCCATCATTCCATGAACTACCGTTCAGTAGTAGTATTTGGGACAGCAACTATAGTTAAAGATGCTGAAGAAAAATTAGCAGCCCTCAAAGCCTTTACTAATCATGTAATGCCCCAACGGTGGTCAAATGTGCGCCTACCTAACCGCCAGGAAATGCAGGGAACTCTGGTGCTTTCCTTACCTCTAACCGAAGCATCTGCCAAAGTGCGGACAGGGCCACCCCTAGATGATGAAGCCGACTATGCTTTACCAGTGTGGGCAGGTGTTTTGCCATTAAAATTAGTGACTGGGGAAGCGATCGCTGATTCTCGTGTGCCGTCCATTATTAACATACCTGTAGAAGTACAAAAATATACTCGTTGA
- a CDS encoding type II toxin-antitoxin system VapC family toxin, whose amino-acid sequence MTSVVADTHTLIWYVFDLQRLSAEALTALEQAVNTGNPIYVSAITIIEIAYLVEKGRFAEEVLTRILNALDDPNIGILLVPLDRNVSGAIRQIDRVTVPDMPDRIIAATAFSLSIPLVTRDLRIQALTTIKTIW is encoded by the coding sequence ATGACATCAGTAGTAGCAGATACACACACTTTAATTTGGTACGTTTTTGACTTGCAGAGGTTGTCAGCAGAAGCATTAACAGCGTTGGAACAAGCAGTTAATACAGGTAATCCTATTTACGTCTCAGCTATTACAATCATAGAAATTGCTTATTTAGTTGAGAAAGGACGCTTTGCAGAAGAAGTATTAACACGAATTTTAAACGCTTTGGATGACCCCAACATAGGTATTTTACTTGTACCTCTAGATAGGAATGTTTCAGGAGCAATTCGACAAATTGACCGGGTAACTGTTCCTGATATGCCTGATAGAATTATTGCCGCTACAGCTTTCTCTTTGAGTATTCCTTTAGTTACTCGTGATTTGCGAATTCAAGCTTTAACAACTATCAAAACTATTTGGTAA
- a CDS encoding DUF2281 domain-containing protein, protein MNLEEAVLERLRHLPVDKQQQLLDFADFLAQKATIKKPLRTIRGLCADLKVDITEEELAQARQEMWGNFPRDIVS, encoded by the coding sequence ATGAATCTTGAGGAAGCAGTGTTAGAAAGATTACGCCATTTACCTGTGGATAAACAGCAGCAACTATTAGATTTTGCCGATTTTTTGGCTCAAAAAGCTACTATTAAGAAACCTTTACGAACTATTAGAGGATTATGTGCTGATTTAAAAGTAGATATTACTGAAGAGGAGCTTGCTCAAGCACGTCAAGAAATGTGGGGTAATTTCCCCAGGGATATCGTTTCATGA
- a CDS encoding GNAT family N-acetyltransferase: MMLTEQQITIREAIPPEDALIAQHFYQMWQDIGVPDEAMNSNYLDITLEFITQARQDLFYQAFVAQVDDVIVGSASCQLFSGLYPNVMTAEYRKFGYIWGVYVEPVYRKQGIAKKLTNSAVAHLKAIGCTRVVLNASPSGKPVYSSLGFLESNAMQLDLVEIQS, encoded by the coding sequence ATGATGCTGACAGAACAACAAATCACTATTAGAGAAGCAATTCCCCCAGAAGACGCACTGATTGCACAGCACTTTTACCAAATGTGGCAAGATATTGGCGTTCCTGATGAAGCGATGAATTCTAATTATTTGGATATTACCCTTGAGTTTATCACCCAAGCTCGTCAAGACTTATTTTATCAAGCTTTTGTGGCACAAGTAGATGATGTAATTGTGGGTTCTGCAAGTTGTCAATTATTTTCTGGTTTATACCCGAATGTAATGACAGCCGAGTACCGAAAATTCGGATATATCTGGGGCGTTTATGTTGAACCAGTTTATCGCAAACAAGGCATTGCGAAGAAATTAACTAATAGTGCAGTTGCTCATTTAAAAGCTATTGGTTGTACGCGAGTAGTTCTGAATGCGTCGCCATCGGGGAAACCAGTTTACTCCAGTCTGGGTTTTTTAGAAAGTAATGCCATGCAACTTGATTTAGTGGAAATACAATCATGA